In a genomic window of Zingiber officinale cultivar Zhangliang chromosome 9B, Zo_v1.1, whole genome shotgun sequence:
- the LOC122024430 gene encoding uncharacterized protein LOC122024430 has translation MHGAIQSGGHSQKALNATASSQQLKSGSDNVQSSGNSPSQVKGKRRSRNDQGVEPIKGDQGIEVKRDHNMEANKREHLSKVSDGGFATFKFENIRTEINKITDKGGLISTEGVENLVSLMQLDVTEKKIDLASRIMLADVIAATEKSDFLIKFVQLRGVPVLDDWLQAVHKGKTDSGSSPHESEKLVEDFLLSLLRALEKLPINLNALQICNIGKSVNNLRSHKNMEIQKRARGLVDTWKKRVDAEMSKISDGKFVGSGQPASFPVKPGHSDVSQAGHKRTGSTDAAAKISLTRPSAAKVLPSKHGTTDSNKKPIAPAPLVASSKDPHCKAAMGSGGSVVPPPAVKEEKPSTSSQPQSNSHSCSGDQVKPIASSWKEEVMSSVAGSGNTSKLAGSTNRSHRSSNGLHVANVSVNHKETHSGRSGSVNKVMPAQKTSQCEKTPDIPVGDHGGSCRLIAGLPNASQSPGKSDSGGFLEDESIMGGKSSFVGIPDKRDLNDGRMKLKNDVPLSHTVDATDTELCQGNDVKEGFGGIAENRRNVEVTEKLADPAKTALLSGNENGACLTEPRTSSSNSMIALVESCAKYSEAVSPLAVGDDMGMNLLATVAAGEISISRSNIVTPTVSVGTPSAVEEHNDDAKLGLSCDVDMAERNALHEESANASFEEGKKVNYVLVNDMLQTDNKLLQTDNKLSTQLQTTQSTITRISSLDNLDSKNMEVKPGEEKIDFPEVEGNATIGVVPIEDKQTTEVQVSSICTDSKPNFTSPMKNENTSFEQNCKIEDNNNICISDVKAGDKCDIDVTDSAWKLEAMGVEEHMTNKVVKKLLSSSSSTKNLPKSSSSDSGMSLPAVSITPIVIDESKVMKSNSTEITLLELPSEAKEMCTPPPSTDELVVSAVISHDTAEIVGNLKEANKSGSVESSGIQEVLSTKIRETVNSAKSSRSSGFEEVGEEGHALSADHCASVLAEQIVATRLELDLNEGIPVDEGNQGQSIISSTMCSSSVHIPPCQSPFSNPISTDLPASVTVASPAKGPFVPPEILLKAKGEHVWKGSAATSAFRPAEPRMISNILDIPSSSDGTGKRIHPLLDIDLNIADEDVEDMTSQSSMQMACTTIANDLPTKIAGGVDLDLNRVDDNVENGQFLASTSCRLEVPLLPMQSATVGLPVGKANVLRNFDLNDRPGIDEAGIEIQPRSQQANFANILPSLAPVTGHRTNNLESVYASSSFRPNPFPVVIPSFYPDRGEQSNPVVAGVGPQRIPGSLSGNNLDIYRAPAFSSSPAMVISAVAPFPYANLSFPSSLSLAPASFSGGSTPYVDSASGGGSCFPAYPSLLVGPPGAVSSSHYPRPYMISFPEGGTSNLGRQGFDLNTGPASAYLEGKEENLASSSRYLLPATSQVFMEDQTRMYGVSGVGSKRKEPEGSWDAERHSERSSKQLSWK, from the coding sequence ATGCATGGAGCAATTCAATCAGGTGGCCATTCACAAAAGGCTCTGAACGCTACGGCAAGCAGCCAACAATTAAAATCTGGTTCAGATAATGTACAAAGTAGTGGCAACTCTCCTTCTCAGGTCAAGGGAAAGAGAAGATCTAGGAATGATCAAGGAGTGGAACCAATCAAGGGTGACCAGGGCATCGAAGTCAAAAGAGAccacaatatggaggcaaacaaGCGGGAGCATTTGTCTAAAGTCAGTGATGGAGGTTTTGCTACCTTTAAGTTTGAAAACATTAGGACAGAAATTAACAAAATAACTGATAAAGGTGGGCTTATAAGCACTGAAGGGGTTGAGAATTTGGTCAGCTTAATGCAACTAGATGTAACGGAGAAGAAAATTGATTTAGCTAGTCGGATAATGCTTGCTGATGTCATTGCAGCCACAGAAAAATCTGATTTCCTTATTAAGTTTGTTCAGCTCAGAGGAGTGCCTGTGCTGGATGATTGGCTCCAGGCAGTGCACAAAGGAAAGACTGATAGTGGAAGTAGTCCTCATGAGAGTGAAAAATTAGTTGAGGACTTCCTCTTGTCTTTGCTTCGTGCCCTTGAAAAATTGCCTATAAACCTAAATGCTTTGCAGATTTGTAATATTGGTAAGTCGGTAAACAATTTGCGCAGTCATAAAAACATGGAGATCCAGAAGAGAGCTAGGGGTCTTGTTGACACTTGGAAGAAACGAGTTGATGCAGAAATGTCAAAAATAAGTGATGGAAAATTTGTTGGATCTGGCCAACCAGCTTCATTTCCAGTGAAGCCAGGGCATTCTGATGTTAGTCAAGCAGGACATAAGCGCACTGGATCAACTGATGCTGCTGCCAAAATTTCTCTCACTCGGCCATCAGCTGCTAAGGTTTTACCTAGTAAACATGGGACTACCGATTCTAATAAGAAGCCAATTGCACCAGCACCTCTCGTGGCTAGCTCAAAGGATCCACATTGCAAAGCAGCTATGGGCAGTGGTGGTTCAGTAGTGCCACCTCCAGCAGTTAAAGAGGAGAAGCCCAGTACTTCCAGTCAACCTCAGAGCAATAGCCACTCCTGTTCTGGTGATCAAGTGAAACCAATTGCTTCTTCATGGAAGGAAGAAGTAATGAGTTCAGTAGCTGGATCAGGGAACACTAGCAAGTTAGCTGGCTCTACAAACCGCAGTCATAGGTCAAGCAATGGGCTTCATGTAGCTAATGTATCTGTAAATCATAAGGAAACTCATTCTGGTAGGTCTGGATCAGTCAACAAGGTTATGCCAGCACAAAAAACATCACAATGCGAAAAGACACCTGATATCCCTGTTGGTGATCATGGAGGTAGCTGTAGGTTGATTGCTGGGCTTCCCAATGCTAGCCAAAGCCCAGGAAAGAGTGACAGTGGAGGCTTTCTTGAGGATGAATCGATTATGGGTGGCAAATCGTCATTTGTAGGTATTCCAGACAAAAGAGATCTGAATGATGGCAGAATGAAATTGAAGAATGATGTTCCTTTGTCTCATACCGTAGATGCTACTGATACAGAATTATGCCAGGGCAATGATGTAAAAGAAGGATTTGGTGGAATTGCAGAAAATAGAAGAAATGTTGAGGTAACTGAAAAACTTGCAGATCCTGCTAAAACTGCCTTGTTGTCTGGGAATGAAAATGGAGCTTGCTTGACTGAACCAAGGACGAGTTCTTCCAATTCTATGATTGCCTTGGTAGAAAGCTGTGCCAAATATTCTGAAGCTGTCAGTCCCTTGGCTGTTGGAGATGATATGGGCATGAATCTACTAGCTACTGTAGCCGCTGGGGAAATTTCCATTTCCAGGTCTAACATAGTTACACCAACTGTTTCAGTTGGAACCCCATCTGCAGTAGAGGAACATAATGATGATGCTAAATTGGGATTATCTTGTGATGTTGATATGGCCGAGAGAAATGCTCTACATGAAGAATCTGCTAATGCTAGCTTTGAGGAAGGGAAGAAAGTCAATTATGTGTTAGTTAATGACATGTTGCAGACTGATAATAAGCTTTTGCAGACTGATAACAAGCTTTCGACTCAATTGCAGACAACACAATCTACTATCACCCGTATCAGCTCTCTTGATAATTTAGATTCTAAGAACATGGAGGTAAAACCTGGGGAAGAAAAAATTGATTTTCCAGAAGTGGAGGGTAATGCTACCATTGGAGTTGTTCCAATTGAGGACAAACAAACTACCGAGGTTCAAGTTTCCAGCATTTGTACTGATAGTAAGCCTAACTTCACAAGCCCAATGAAGAATGAGAACACATCTTTTGAACAGAATTGTAAGATTGAAGATAACAACAATATCTGTATTTCTGATGTTAAAGCAGGTGATAAGTGTGACATAGATGTCACTGATTCTGCTTGGAAATTAGAGGCAATGGGTGTTGAAGAGCATATGACAAATAAAGTAgtgaaaaaattattaagtaGTTCTAGCTCAACTAAAAACCTGCCAAAATCTTCATCATCAGATTCTGGAATGTCATTGCCTGCTGTCAGTATTACTCCTATAGTTATTGATGAGTCTAAGGTCATGAAATCCAATAGCACAGAAATCACTCTGCTGGAATTGCCCAGTGAAGCAAAGGAGATGTGTACACCCCCGCCTAGCACTGATGAGCTTGTAGTATCAGCTGTTATTTCTCATGACACTGCTGAGATTGTTGGAAATCTTAAGGAGGCTAATAAGAGTGGTTCAGTTGAATCATCAGGAATTCAAGAAGTGCTATCTACTAAAATCAGGGAAACTGTGAATTCTGCAAAGTCTTCTAGGTCATCTGGATTTGAGGAAGTGGGAGAGGAGGGCCATGCATTATCTGCAGATCACTGCGCGTCAGTTCTTGCTGAACAAATTGTTGCCACTAGACTTGAACTTGATTTGAATGAAGGCATTCCTGTGGATGAAGGAAATCAAGGGCAATCAATTATCTCTTCTACAATGTGCTCCTCTTCAGTTCATATACCGCCTTGCCAATCTCCTTTTTCAAATCCCATCTCAACTGATTTACCAGCTTCAGTTACTGTAGCTTCTCCCGCAAAAGGGCCTTTTGTTCCACCTGAAATTTTGTTGAAGGCCAAGGGTGAGCATGTATGGAAAGGTTCAGCAGCTACTAGTGCATTCCGGCCAGCTGAGCCACGGATGATTTCTAATATTCTTGATATCCCGTCATCGTCAGATGGCACTGGAAAGAGGATCCATCCTCTACTAGATATTGACCTTAACATAGCTGATGAGGATGTTGAGGACATGACTTCTCAGAGTTCTATGCAGATGGCATGTACAACTATTGCTAATGATTTACCTACAAAAATTGCTGGTGGAGTAGATCTTGATTTAAACAGAGTTGATGATAATGTGGAGAATGGTCAGTTCTTGGCAAGCACTAGTTGTAGATTGGAGGTGCCACTTTTGCCCATGCAATCTGCAACTGTAGGACTCCCTGTTGGTAAAGCAAATGTACTTCGGAACTTTGATCTGAATGACAGACCAGGTATTGATGAAGCTGGTATAGAAATACAACCCAGAAGCCAACAAGCAAATTTTGCAAATATCTTACCAAGCTTAGCTCCAGTTACCGGTCATAGAACAAATAATCTGGAATCTGTGTATGCCTCATCCTCTTTCCGTCCTAACCCTTTTCCCGTTGTCATTCCGTCTTTTTATCCTGATAGAGGAGAGCAGTCTAATCCAGTAGTTGCAGGGGTAGGACCCCAGAGGATCCCGGGATCATTAAGTGGCAATAACCTAGATATTTATCGGGCTCCTGCATTTTCATCATCTCCAGCCATGGTGATTTCTGCAGTTGCACCTTTTCCTTATGCAAACTTGTCCTTTCCTTCCTCTTTGTCACTTGCTCCAGCATCTTTCTCTGGTGGCTCAACACCTTATGTTGATTCTGCTAGTGGAGGTGGTTCATGTTTCCCTGCTTATCCTTCACTACTTGTTGGTCCTCCTGGTGCTGTTTCATCATCTCATTATCCAAGGCCTTACATGATAAGTTTTCCCGAAGGTGGTACTAGTAATTTGGGTAGACAAGGCTTTGATTTGAATACTGGTCCAGCAAGTGCATATCTGGAAGGAAAAGAGGAGAATCTGGCTTCATCTTCAAGATATCTTTTACCTGCTACTTCTCAGGTTTTCATGGAGGATCAGACCAGAATGTATGGTGTTTCTGGTGTCGGTTCGAAGAGGAAAGAGCCTGAAGGCAGTTGGGATGCTGAAAGACACTCCGAAAGATCTTCTAAGCAATTATCCTGGAAGTAA
- the LOC122025506 gene encoding U-box domain-containing protein 19-like, which translates to MAYATGRRRFLSLPAVQPGGEVSPAVLSHSLACLADEILALRNATFPVHRRNAREAIRQVSAIREFLADVAPASLPASAAVALSELHITLQKLANLLRDCARPGARLWVLMHSEKVSNDFRALIKSVGTALDVVLPLSATDASPEVKELVRLVAEQAWKAEVGTVPADALTARNVESAIVHFENGIAPDPIDLEQIMEHLRIRSWIDCNEEILFLEDLSSSSAEDIDVVEQKEAALLGGLTALMVYCRVTVFDAGDDRKSGEANQQKAPPRTMNQVMNLDDLRCPISYEMMLDPVTIATGHTYGRASISKWFKSGSLTCPVTGEKLTDATFVPNSSVRYLVEQLYRSNNLPIPEPSSRQRNSSKSAVTTPDSTAAAKATMMVAAFLVSKLSSSSTRREQRKAASEIRKLTKSNVFNRACTVNAGAVPWLLHLLSSREASTEDNAVAALLNLSKHPSGGRAIVDAGGLGVVVDVIRVALKVESQQNAAAILFYLSSMEDCPAEIGNMPDAIPTLVELVREGSYRGKKNAVVTLFGLLLCHSNRIKILEAGAVPALIALLPSQERGDIASDAVAVLAKISEQPDGAAAIVSCAEGIPRLVEFFRTTGSRSGRENCVSALLSMCVHGGVEVVSSLSQMPALMPALYSLVTEGSPRAGKKARLLIDRIHLLDEQGWPAMAPSSVQDHGVVHAQ; encoded by the coding sequence ATGGCTTATGCGACTGGCCGCCGGAGGTTTCTGAGCCTTCCGGCGGTGCAGCCAGGCGGTGAAGTCTCCCCGGCGGTTCTCTCGCATTCCCTCGCCTGCCTCGCCGACGAGATCTTGGCCCTTCGCAACGCCACCTTCCCCGTCCACCGAAGGAACGCCCGCGAGGCGATCCGCCAGGTCAGCGCGATCCGCGAGTTCCTCGCCGACGTCGCGCCGGCTTCCCTCCCTGCGTCCGCCGCGGTGGCGCTCTCCGAGCTCCACATCACGCTGCAGAAACTCGCTAACCTGCTCCGCGACTGCGCCCGCCCCGGCGCCCGGCTGTGGGTGCTGATGCACTCAGAGAAGGTGTCGAACGACTTCCGGGCGCTGATTAAATCGGTAGGCACCGCGCTCGACGTCGTCCTCCCGCTGTCCGCGACCGACGCGTCGCCGGAGGTGAAGGAGCTTGTGCGGCTGGTGGCGGAGCAAGCGTGGAAGGCGGAGGTCGGGACCGTGCCCGCTGACGCGCTTACCGCCAGAAACGTCGAGTCGGCGATCGTCCATTTCGAGAACGGCATTGCTCCAGATCCGATCGATCTCGAACAGATCATGGAGCACTTGCGCATCCGGAGCTGGATCGATTGCAACGAGGAGATCCTCTTCCTCGAAGACTTGTCCTCATCGAGCGCCGAAGACATCGACGTCGTCGAGCAAAAGGAAGCAGCTTTACTCGGTGGTTTGACAGCGCTGATGGTCTACTGCCGGGTGACTGTGTTCGACGCCGGCGACGACAGGAAGAGCGGAGAAGCAAACCAACAGAAGGCCCCGCCGCGCACCATGAATCAAGTGATGAACCTGGACGACCTCCGATGTCCAATCTCTTACGAGATGATGCTTGACCCTGTGACGATCGCAACGGGGCACACCTACGGCCGCGCCTCCATATCGAAGTGGTTCAAGTCCGGTAGCCTCACCTGCCCCGTCACCGGAGAGAAGCTTACCGACGCCACCTTCGTCCCCAATTCCAGTGTTCGCTATTTAGTCGAACAACTCTACCGCAGCAACAACCTCCCCATCCCCGAGCCTTCTTCCAGGCAACGCAATTCGAGCAAGAGCGCCGTGACGACGCCTGACTCCACCGCAGCGGCCAAAGCGACGATGATGGTCGCCGCTTTCCTAGTAAGCAAGCTCTCGTCGTCCTCCACGAGGCGCGAGCAGAGGAAGGCTGCATCGGAGATAAGGAAGCTCACGAAATCCAACGTGTTTAACCGGGCGTGTACGGTGAACGCCGGCGCAGTGCCATGGCTCCTCCATCTCTTGTCGTCGCGGGAGGCTTCCACGGAGGACAACGCGGTGGCGGCGCTGCTGAACCTGTCGAAGCACCCGAGCGGCGGGAGGGCGATCGTCGACGCCGGTGGGCTCGGCGTCGTGGTGGACGTCATTAGGGTGGCGCTCAAGGTGGAATCGCAGCAGAACGCGGCAGCCATTCTCTTCTACCTCTCGTCGATGGAAGATTGCCCCGCTGAGATCGGCAACATGCCCGACGCAATCCCGACATTGGTAGAGCTGGTAAGGGAAGGGTCGTACCGTGGGAAGAAGAACGCCGTCGTCACTCTCTTCGGGCTTCTGCTCTGCCACAGCAAccgaatcaagattttggaagcaGGAGCGGTCCCAGCGCTAATCGCTCTGCTTCCGAGCCAAGAAAGGGGGGATATCGCCAGCGACGCGGTGGCGGTTCTGGCGAAGATCTCCGAGCAGCCCGACGGCGCGGCGGCAATTGTCAGTTGCGCAGAGGGGATTCCCCGCCTGGTGGAGTTCTTCCGGACGACGGGGTCGCGGTCGGGGAGGGAGAATTGCGTGTCGGCTCTGCTGTCAATGTGCGTCCACGGCGGGGTGGAGGTGGTGAGTTCTCTGAGTCAGATGCCGGCGTTGATGCCGGCGTTGTACTCGCTGGTGACGGAGGGGTCGCCACGAGCGGGAAAGAAAGCTCGGTTGCTGATCGACCGCATACACCTTCTCGACGAGCAGGGGTGGCCGGCCATGGCGCCGTCGTCTGTGCAAGACCACGGCGTCGTGCATGCCCAGTGA